A DNA window from Chryseobacterium sp. MEBOG06 contains the following coding sequences:
- a CDS encoding Imm26 family immunity protein: MAKRFKLNEGDVFAIPLGNSEFGLGQIINFPKTSDAFIVVIFNEKIAELNEFDKINIDDLKIIFLGYTFDAKLYYKDWQIIGNYKDNIQSIPLPFFKLGTSDDARLVDYKSKVLKHLDESQFDELVYKSEIAPIRYENALKAHFGLQEWIPEDYDKILYEKTLESVKIAEEILES, translated from the coding sequence ATGGCTAAAAGATTTAAATTAAACGAAGGCGATGTTTTTGCAATTCCTTTAGGAAATAGCGAATTTGGATTAGGGCAAATAATCAATTTTCCTAAAACATCTGACGCATTTATTGTTGTAATTTTTAATGAGAAAATCGCTGAATTAAATGAATTTGACAAGATCAATATTGATGATTTAAAAATAATTTTTCTAGGATACACCTTTGATGCAAAATTGTATTATAAAGATTGGCAGATCATTGGAAATTATAAAGATAATATTCAATCAATACCTTTACCATTTTTTAAATTAGGTACAAGTGATGATGCTCGTTTGGTTGACTATAAAAGTAAAGTTTTAAAGCATTTAGATGAATCTCAATTTGATGAATTAGTATATAAATCTGAAATAGCACCTATACGGTATGAAAATGCATTGAAAGCTCATTTTGGTTTACAGGAATGGATTCCTGAGGATTATGATAAAATTTTGTATGAGAAAACCCTAGAATCAGTGAAAATTGCAGAGGAAATATTAGAGTCATAA